In Tenrec ecaudatus isolate mTenEca1 chromosome 5, mTenEca1.hap1, whole genome shotgun sequence, the following are encoded in one genomic region:
- the LOC142449248 gene encoding CGG triplet repeat-binding protein 1-like, whose protein sequence is MERLVVTAPPAGNRSKTALYVTPLDRVTEFGGELPEDGGKLFCTSCNVVLNHVRKSAISDHLKSKTHTKRKAEFEEQNVRKKQRPRSASLQCNSTAQTGKVSVIQDFVKMCLEANIPLEKADHPAVRAFLSHLVKNGSSIPKSDQLRRASLPDGCENENQLLNSRDEIVDQEVTTIIIKIKNAEY, encoded by the coding sequence ATGGAACGATTGGTAGTAACAGCCCCACCTGCTGGAAACCGTTCTAAGACTGCTTTGTATGTGACTCCCTTGGATCGCGTCACTGAGTTCGGAGGTGAGCTGCCTGAAGATGGAGGAAAACTCTTCTGCACTTCTTGCAATGTGGTTCTGAATCATGTTCGCAAGTCTGCCATTAGTGACCACCTCAAGTCCAAGACTCATACTAAGAGGAAGGCAGAATTTGAAGAACAGAATGTGAGAAAGAAGCAGAGGCCTCGGAGTGCATCGCTTCAGTGCAACAGTACTGCACAAACAGGGAAAGTCAGTGTTATCCAGGACTTTGTGAAAATGTGCCTGGAAGCCAACATCCCACTGGAGAAGGCTGACCACCCAGCTGTTCGTGCTTTCCTGTCCCACCTTGTGAAGAATGGAAGCTCCATACCCAAGTCAGACCAGCTGAGAAGAGCATCTCTGCCTGACGGATGTGAGAATGAGAATCAACTCCTCAACTCACGAGATGAGATTGTTGACCAGGAGGTTACCACCATTATAATCAAGATTAAGAATGCGGAGTATTAA